A part of Chlamydiales bacterium STE3 genomic DNA contains:
- a CDS encoding Protein-L-isoaspartate O-methyltransferase (Product derived from UniProtKB/Swiss-Prot:B3E6I4;Gene name derived from UniProtKB/Swiss-Prot:B3E6I4;EC number derived from UniProtKB/Swiss-Prot:B3E6I4) → MDTFAKKRFEMVDLIESRGIHNPLILESLKKTLRHYFVPEALADVAYTDSPLPIGDGQTISQPYIVALMIALSGITNESTVLEIGTGSGYAAAVLANIVKKVFTIERIESLGLQAQKRFEKLGISNVEVKIGDGTLGWPEKGPFDAIIVTAAAPIVPETLKAQLKEGGQMIIPVGDVISQHLIRVTKQHNQLSQETLDSVRFVPLIGNEGWQG, encoded by the coding sequence ATGGATACATTTGCTAAAAAACGCTTTGAGATGGTAGATCTAATTGAATCAAGAGGGATTCATAATCCTCTCATTTTAGAGAGCTTAAAGAAGACCCTTCGCCATTATTTTGTTCCAGAAGCGTTAGCAGATGTAGCTTATACAGACTCTCCCTTACCTATTGGGGATGGGCAAACAATTAGCCAGCCTTATATCGTCGCTCTAATGATTGCATTGTCTGGCATTACGAATGAATCCACAGTTCTAGAAATTGGAACAGGTTCAGGCTATGCAGCTGCCGTTTTAGCAAATATTGTCAAAAAGGTTTTCACGATAGAAAGAATTGAAAGCCTTGGATTACAAGCACAAAAACGATTTGAAAAACTTGGCATCTCTAATGTTGAAGTTAAAATTGGCGATGGAACTCTGGGCTGGCCTGAAAAAGGACCATTTGACGCAATCATTGTCACGGCTGCAGCTCCCATTGTGCCAGAAACTTTAAAAGCGCAACTTAAAGAAGGCGGTCAAATGATCATTCCCGTAGGAGATGTCATTTCCCAGCATCTTATTCGTGTCACAAAACAGCACAATCAACTCTCTCAAGAAACTTTAGATTCTGTACGCTTTGTTCCTCTTATCGGCAATGAAGGCTGGCAAGGCTAA